Part of the Candidatus Binataceae bacterium genome, GATCGACCAGGGAAAAGGCTCGCTGGGAGCAAAGATGGCGCGCTCGCTTGAGCCATACGCGGACAACGGCGTGCTGCTGATCGGCGCCGACACTCCGACTGTTCCAATCGATTTGCTCGCGCGATGCCTTGTGCTCGTCCAACCCAAGCGGGTCGTGATCGCGCCAAGCCTCGACGGCGGCTACTGGGGCATCGGCGTGCATGGTGCAATTCCAACGATCTTCACGGGTATCCGATGGGGCGGTAGCAACGTGCTTGCGGCGACTCTGAAGCGCCTCGCGCAGAAGAAGATCGCGTATGCGCTCGGGCCGGCGTGGTATGACATCGATCGTTGGGATGATGTGCTGCTGCTCGCGCGTCACCTCGACTTGATGCCGCGCGCGATCGAATCGCATCCTTGTCCCGCGACCGCGAAGTTGATGGAGCGCCTAATGAATCAGTAATTCACAGGACTCGCTTTCAGTGCGGCGACGCTCCCGCTACAGTACCCGTCTCGAAGAATCATCCGCGCCATGCTGGAAGTCGTTCTTTATACTCGCAACGACTGCGAGTTGTGCCACGAAATGGAAGCCGTGCTCGCCTTCGAGCTGCCGCGCTTTGAGGCGCGCTTCGAGCGAATCGAAATCGACGGCCGGCCCGAGCTCGAAGCGCTTTACGGAACCGAGGTGCCGGTTCTGTTCGTAAATCAGCGCAAGGCGTTCAAGTATCGATGCACCCCGCGCGAGCTGCGCAAGCGCCTGTTGCGCGAGGTGAGGCGCTAGCATGCCGCAGCGATCGCCACGCCTGCGCCTGGTCTTTACCACCGCTTCGAGCGAAGAGCAGGCCCTTTCGATCGCGCGCACTATCGTCACCGAGCAGCTCGCCGCGTGCGTGAATATCGTCGGCCCGATGCGCTCGATCTACAAGTGGCGCGACGCGATTGAAGATGACCGCGAATACCTGCTCTTGATCAAGACGCGCGCCGCGCACTATGCGAAGCTCGAAAAAAGAATCGGCGCGCTGCACACTTACGACGTTCCAGAAGTGATTTCCGCGAGTATCGATCGCGGCTCGCCGCCTTATGTGAAATGGCTGCTCGATTCGACCGCCGAGCCGCGTCGGCGGCGGCGCAAGAAACGGCAATAAATGCGATGGTGAAAGTTGCAATCTCAGGTGCTGGCGCGATTGCGGCTCGTGCTCACCTCCCGGCGCTAATGACCGTGCCGAATGCGCAGATCGTCGCGATCCAAAGCCGCACTTCCGAAAAAGCCTCTGCCGTTGCTTCGGCTCTTTGGCCGTCCGGCGCGGGCCGTCCGAAAATCCACGACGACTTCGACGCGATGCTCGCGCGCGAGCGGCCCGACGCTGTGTGTATCTTTACGCCGAATCGGTTCCATCGCGAATACACGCTGAAGGCGGTCGCCGCCGGAGCGCACGTGCTCGTCGAAAAGCCGATGGCGCCGCGCGCGGCCGACGCCCGCGCGATGGTCGATGCGGCCGAACGGGCAGGGCGTATCCTGATGGTCGCGATGCAGAGTCGCTACGGCGGGCTGCAAAGTATAATCAAGGAGGCGATCGATTCGGGCGCAATCGGCAAGCCTTATTTCTTTCGTGGGCGGCTCTCGCACGGCGGCCCCGAATTCTGGGCGCCGGGGCAGCGATGGTTTACCGACGCCACCGATGCGGGCGGCGGTGCCTCGCTTGATCTGGGCGTGCACATCGCCGACCTTGCGATCTGGTACCTGGGCGCGGTCACCTCGGTCAGTGGTGAGGTGGCGACTTTGGGCAAGGACATCGCCGTCGATGATACTGGCGCGATGATTCTCAAGTTCGCGTCGGGCGCGATCGGCGTGGTCGAAGCGAGCTGGAGTTCGCAGCCTCCGCTCTCGGCGATCGAAATCTACGGCAGCGAAGGCCGCATCATGATGGGCTATCCGCGCACCGATGTTGCGATTCTCCGCGCTGATGGCAGCGAAGCTCCCGGCTACACGCGCGACGAAATAGTGAGCCGCTTCGACCCGCGCGACCTACTGGCGCCGTTTCGCGCACTCGCGCAGAATTTCATCGCCGCGATTGAAGGCGGCACGCCGCCGGCGCCCACCGGCCTCGACGGCCTGCGCGCAGTCGAAGTGATCGACGCGTGCTACCGCTCCTCGCGGACCGGCGCGCGTATCGCGCTGCCGCTGAACGATTAGGATAAACGACTGATGTTTCGCGAATCGATCAAGAAAATGGCGGCGTACACTCCCGGTGAGCAACCGCGTCCCGGGCAGCGCCTGATCAAGCTCAACACCAACGAGAATCCTTACCCGCCGTCGCCGAAGGTTCGCCAGGCCGTCGCCAAGGCCGCGAGTGCGACGCTCAGACTCTATCCCGCGCCGCGCGCCGATGAGTTCGTCACGGCAGCCTCGAAGCTCTACAAGATTCCCGTCGACATGATCGTGGCCGGCAACGGATCGGATGAGCTGCTCGCGATGGTCTTCCGCGCGACGCTGAGCCCGGGCGACTGCGTTGTGTATCCTGTGCCGACCTACTCGCTCTACGACACGCTCGCCGAAGTGCAGGAAGCGAAGGTGATTCGTCTCCCGCTCAAGCCCGGATTCGAGATGCCGATGGATGAGCTGGCGCGATGCCGCGCGAACCTCACGATCGTCTGCAATCCGAATTCGCCGAGTGGCACGCTGACGCCGCTTAAGAGTCTCGACCGCCTCGCGCGCAGCCTGCGCGGCCGCATGCTGGTGATCGACGAAGCCTATGTTGATTTCGCTAATGAGACTGCGCTGCCGCTCCTCAAGCGAAATCGCAACGTCGTGATCCTGCGCTCGCTCTCGAAATCGTTTTCGCTGGCCGGGATGCGGCTCGGCCTCTGCTTCGCGCATCAGGAAGTTATCGAAGGCCTGATGAAGGTGAAGGACTCGTACAACCTGAGCCGTATTGCGCTGGCGGGCGGCGCAGCCGCGCTCTCTGACGCGGCGTGGATGCGCCGCAATGTCGAACGCGTGCGCAAGACGCGCATCGCGACCGAGGCGCGGCTCCGCAAGCTCGGCTTCGAGGTGCCGGAATCGTCGGCGAATTTCGTGCTCGCGCGGATGGTGGGGCGCGACATGAGTCCGATCGCGAGCGGGCTCAGGCGCGCAGGAATCCTGGTGCGATACTTCGCGACACCGCTGTTGCGCGACGCGCTCCGCATCTCGATCGGTACGCCCGCCGAAATGGCCGCGTTGTTCGCGGCCCTGAAGCCGCTACTCCTCAAACTCGCGCCCGAGCATCGCAACGGATCGCGCGGATGAGTCCAATCCGCGGACTGTTCAAGTCGTTCCGCAAAAAGTCCGATTCGGGAGGTGAGGACGACGCGCCCCGCAGCGAGGGGATGTGGGTCGTCGCGGGCCTCGGAAATCCGGGCGGCGACTATTCTCGTTCGCGGCACAACGCGGGACACATGGCGATCGATCGCATCGCGGCGAGCAAAGGAATCGATCTCAATCGAAAGCGTTTCAAGGGCGCGACCGGTGAGGTGCGATTCGACGACACGCCCGTGATGCTGGTGAAGCCGGAGACGTACTACAACCTGAGCGGCGAATGCGTTTCGGCGATCCTCGGATACTTCAAGGTGCCGCTCGAGCGGTTGATCGTCGTGCACGATGAAGTCGATTTGCCCGAGGGGCGCCTGCAGGTGCGCAAAGGCGGCGGCGACGCCGGCAACAAGGGCGTGAGATCGGTCGCGGCGTCGCTCGGCACGCCCGATTTCATCCGCGTACGTATCGGCACCGGCCGCGAAGGGCGCCGCGACGAAGGCCTCGACTTCCTGCTCAGGCCGCTGAGCAAGGCCGAAGCGCAGCTACTCGAAGACAGCATTGCGCGAGCCGCCGAGGCGGTCGAAACGATAGTGCGAGAAGACCTCACGCGCGCTATGAACAAATTCAACCAGCGCAACGATCGCTAGTAACAAGCAGTTACTCTCCCTTATTTCTGAATCCCTCTCCCAGGATAAGGAGAGGGGACAAGCACCAAGGCGAGTGGCTAAAATGTTGAAGCTGTATTCCAAAGGTACTTATTTCCGGTACCCTTGATCCTCGCGACCTGGAGTTGATGGAACCTGTGGACGATAAGACTGCGGCGGAAACGGCGGCGGCGCTGGCGCGCCATACCGTCGAGGTGATTTCTCTTGCGGAACTGACGGACAAGCTCAAGCTCGAGCGGCCGCTCCGGATCAAGCTCGGCATGGATCCGACGGCGCCGGACCTTCATCTTGGTCACAGCCTCACGCTCAAGAAACTGCGCGACTTCCAGCGCGCGGGGCATACGGTGGTGTTCCTGGTCGGCGATTTCACCGCCATGATCGGCGATCCGACCGGGCGCTCCGAAACGCGCAAGCCGCTGTCGCGCGAGCAGATCAGCGCCAACGCCGAGACCTATCGCGGCCAGGCGTTCAAGATTCTCGATCCGGCGCGCACCGAAGTTCGCTTCAACAGCGAATGGATGAACGAGCTGAGCATCAGCCAGTTAATTCAGATCGCAGCCAAGCTCAGCGTCGCGCGATTGCTCGAGCGCGACGATTTTGAAAAGCGCCTCGCCAAAGAGGAACCGCTCTTTCTGCACGAGCTGCTCTACCCAATGATCCAGGGCTACGATTCGGTCGCGCTGCAAGCGGATCTCGAAATTGGCGGTACCGATCAGAAATTCAACATGCTCGTCGGGCGCGAGCTGCAGCGTCATTTCGGGCAGCCGCCGCAGGCGGTCATGACGATGCCGCTGCTCGAAGGCCTCGACGGCGAGCGCAAGATGTCGAAGTCCTTGGGCAACTACGTGGGACTCACGGACAAGCCGGAGGACATGTTCGGCAAGCTGATGTCGGTGCCTGACAAGCTGATGATCCGCTACTACGAATTGTTAACCGACACGCCGGCGGAGCAGATCGCCGCGATCAAGGCGGGCAAGATCCATCCGATGGAGGCGAAAAAGCGCCTCGCCTCGATGATCGTGAACGAATACTACAACGAGAATTCGGCGCGTTCGGCGCAGGAATACTTCGAGTCAAAGCATCAGCGCCGCGAGATCCCGCAGAACATCCCGACCTATCGCATCGCCGAAGAGATCTGGATCTGCGAGCTGATGAAACAGCTCAATTTTGCGCCGTCCAACAGCGAAGCCCGCCGCCTCGTGAGCCAGGGCGCGGTGCGCGTCGATGGCAAAACGATCTCCGACGCGAACTTCCGCTTCGTCCCCGGCGAGCACAAGGTCATCGAAGTCGGCAAACGCCGCGTCGCCCGCATCGAAGGGTGAGCCATCAAAGATGGCGCATGAACTTTTCCGGATTGGCGAGGAAGGCTCGCGTGGTTCGCACGTGCTCGACGTCGTCGTAGGCGACCGGCTCTATCTTTGCGTCTTCCAACAGGAGAATCTGCGCGTTCGGGATCGCCATCAGGATCGGAGAATGAGTGGCGACGATGAACTGGCAGTTCATTCCCGCTCGCTCCTTGATTAGCGAGAGCAGACCCAGCACCCGGTTTGGCGATAACGGCGTTTCCGGCTCGTCCAACAGGTAGAGGCCGCCGGGACGCAGCCTGTCATCGAGCACGCCGAGAAAGGTCTCGCCGTGAGAGCGGTTAACCGGATCGGAGCTGTATTTTCTCGTCAGGCGCCGTTTCAGCCGCTCGGGTGCTTCAGCCATCGAAGGTTTGTCGATATCAGCGAGTTCCGCTTGTTCCTCGGCCCGCCGCGCCGCCTCCAGCGCTCCGAAGCCGCCTTTGTAAGCAATTCCAGCTTCCTTGCGTTGCCGGGCCGCGGTGAGCGTGTAACCGAGGACATCCTCGGCCCGCAGAAACATCGCGCGTTTTGCATGGCGATGCCGTACGAATCGATACGCCCGCGCAAACTCGTGAGCCACCCACAGCGTTGCGTCATGTTCGGGCTGATCACTGCCCGCCGCGATGGCTTGCATGCCGACCGCGAGCGCCTCGAGCAAAGTGGACTTGCCCGAACCGTTCTCGCCGACGAAGAAAGTCACGCGCGAAGTGAAATCCAGGTGCTCCAGGTTTTTGAAGATCGGCAGCGTCCATGGAAAAGAATCGGAGCACTCTGCCGACGGCCGCCGGTAAATGGAAGAGAGATACAGATCCTTCATTGCGCGCAGCGCCGAAGTGCGTCACTTCGGACGCATCAAAGCAGGCCAGGGCATCGACCAAATATGCGCTCTGCAACGGTCATTTCTTATTCTCAGCTTCCGCGACTGCGGCGGTCAGCTTTGCCATCGTGGCTTTGAGGGCGCGGGTGTAGCGCTGCTTGGTCCAGGTTTCCTTGGTGCGCATCTTGAGCCATCCGAGCTTTACCGCGTCGGGCTTGTTGCCCATCTCGCCGGTTGAGACTTCGATGATCGCGCGCTCCTCGGGACTCAGGCTCGCGAGCATCTCGCGTTTGAGGCCCTGGAGAAATCCGCTCTTGAGGTCGATGTCGATTTTCATTTGCGGCGCACCTGATGCGAGCGTAGTCCATGCGCCACGCCCGCATCAATTGTCTTTGTCTTGACGGCGAAGGACGCGATGGCGGCGCGCAGGAAGTTCCTCAGCCGAATTGGACTTCGGCCGCGAAGGGCAGACGAACGCCGCCACATTAGTTGATCGTTCTGGCAGGAGTGCCGAGAGCTGGAGGCTCCGATACACAGGCCCACGGCCCGAAGCGGCACGCACCGGATTCAGCGTGGAATCGGTGCCCGCCGCAACGGGCCGCGCGCGAGGAGGTTATTCCTCTTCGTCGCAGGCCTGACGAATCGAATTCAGAATGAATAGGAACTGCTTGGGCGTGGAGACGCGGCCGAGCAGATTGATCTTCTGCAGCACCTTCAGTTCCTGGTCGGAAATCTTGTGCCGCGAGATCATCGCGCGATCGGCAGCGAAGGTGCGCCACGCTTCTTTGCCCGCTTTGGGACGCTCCGCTTCGCGCCGTCCGCCAAGGAGAGCCTCAGCCTCAGGATGGGTGAGGAGGAAGAGCCGCTGCTTGTCGAGATCGAGCGTATCGGCGATACGCGCGAGCAGCGAGAGGGAGGGTCTGCGCCGGCCGTTCTCGAGGTAGGCGATGTGGCTCGCCTTGACACCGAGTTTCTGCGCGAGTTCACGCTGAGTTAGCGCGAAGGCCTCGCGGCGCTGCTTGATGACCGAACCGAGGGATTCTTTTTTCGTCATAGATTGTACGCGGCCAATAGGGCCGACCTCAACTTTGCATAATGAATCAAGCCGGCCAGGTAATTGAGATTCTGTCCGGCTGGTAAACTCGTTTTGAACTCGAACCCAGTCAACCCTCGCACATGCGCGAAGGCCTTCTCCAATGCAGCATCAATTAGTTTATCCGGTTTGGCTGACAGTTCCCAGCCGGGTTTGGAAAAAATTCTCCGGGCGAGCGGATAAGGATACGCTGCCAGGCTAGCCATCGCGTCCGCAGCAAGTTCAGAACGATCGTTAAGATGCGATGAGTAGGCTGACGAAAAGAAGAAATTCACCTTTGAGTCGTAACTTTTGGTGATTTTTGTGGTCAGGAAGTGGCCAACTTCGTGGCAATAAGTGGCCGAAACCGCCGCCGGCTCGTGCGCCGTATTGAGGTAGATAAGCGGGCGGCGAAGTCCTGTCGCCTCGCTGTCGATATAAAAGCCACGCAGGGCGAGGCCTCGTGGTCCGCCGTATGGACGCGCGCAGAGATCAACTCCAAGGCGTGCGACCTCGCGTTTGAAAACCTCAGGTGCTGAATGGCGCACCGGCCGTTTGTTGATCGCCGGCCACAGCCGCCGCGCTGCGCGAATGAGGTGGCGAACAAATGACTCTGACAGATGCTCCCGAACGCTGGACGAGTAATCGTGTCTCGCGATGCGCCAAACTTCTGATTGATCAATTCGGGATCGATCCGCCTTACGCGAAGTGCACTTGACAAGAATCTCGTCCACGAGGGCATCGAGGCTCGAGGTTTCGATAGGGTTAGGCGCTGCCACTCAAAGCTCCCGTATATTGTCACGCAGTTTACAGAGTTGTTGCCTGGAAACGCAAGCGCCTCAAGACTATCGCAGAATGTCTAAAACTCACGTAGGCGCAGAATTGTCGAGCTGACTATTTCGCCTAGTTCCGTCATTTCATGCGTCCATTTGACGCCCAAAAAGCAGCGCGGCGGTCGCTTTCGGCCGCCGCGCATTAAAGACCAATCTGGAAGGAAATCAGGAGGGTGGCGCGATCTGAGGTTTGCGGCATTCGCCGCCACCGACGCAATTCAAGCCCGCGCCGAGATAAGTGAAGCCCGCCTTGACCGGAAAAAACAGATAGTTAAGCGGAGTGTTGATCGGATCGAAGGGCGGGTTCGGTGACAGGTTGGCGCGATCCTCTTGCTGCGGTACTTTCTTGGCGATATCCACATTCTGGACGCTGGCCAGTTTGTTATCAGAACCGAAGATCGCCGACTTGCCCTGATCGATCCAGGTGTAACGCAGCACGCTCGCGCCGCTGTGATTGGGATCCGCGACGTTGTCGGTAAGGTCGGGTTGACCCATCGCGGCAACCGTTTCGTCCGGCGTCATTCCGGTACGCAGATCGCCCTGACTGTTGGCCGTCGAACAAGCCGCGACCATCAACGGCAATATCGCGATTGGTAGAAAGCGCAAGATCGAGCGCAACGTCATCGATTAACTCCCCGGACAGGGCATTCAGCTAACATACCAGTATGATCGCATCAACCAGGCAGCGGAAGCGCCATTCGCGATCATTTCCCCACAGCCGTATTGGTTTGTGTCGCGCCAAGAGGCGCTGATGCGTTCGTTGTCGAGATGGACTGCACGGGAGTCGACGGCACCGGCGCGGCCCACGGATGGGTCAGCGTGTAGAAGCTGCGCACGAAGCGGATACCCCATCCGCCGCCATCCTCGAGGATCTCGCGCAACTCGATATAAAGCGTCGGGTCATTGACGAGCATCCCGGCGGTGCCCTGGCTCGTGTCGATCTTCTGCAAGATGTCTTTCAGATCGCGCGAAGAGGAGCGCAGGTTGCCGAGCACGTCGGTGCCGAGTTCCTGGTTTTCCATCATCTGCGGCAAGAGGCCGTGAGCGTTGTCGTAGCGCGCCATGACGTGGTTGATGCGGTCGCTGGTGTTGCGCACCGACAGCGTCATCTGCTGCAGGTTCTGCACGAAGCTGCGGCCGTCGTATTTGTCGCTGAGCAGCGCGCCCGCGATACTCGTGCCGTTATCGACGCGCATCATGATCTTGTCTAGCTGGTAGGAGAGCTCGGAGACATTGGCGAGCGCCTCCTGGATCGATTCGAGCGTGAGACGTTTGTCAGGCGGCACGTTCTGGCCGTTGACGAGCTGCGCGAGAATGCTGTTGCCATTTGCGATGTTCTCAAGGAGCTTGCGCAGGGTGCCCGAAATCGAGATCAGATTCACCAGCATCTCATCGGTGCCCTGCTGCTGGATGAGCGCCTCGTAGTCAATTGGATCGCGTGCCGCGAGGATACTGCCCGGCGCGGCAGAAGGCGCAGTCGGAGCGCCGGCCGAAAGCTCGACAAACTTGTCGCCAAGCAGACCCATCGAGCTTATCTGCGCGACCGAATCGGCCTTGACGCGCGCGGCCGCTTCGCTTGCGATTTTCAACGTGACGATCACGTAGGTCGCGCTCGGCGCGGCGGGAAAGCTGATGTCATCGACGTTGCCGATATTGACGCCGGAGAGCGCAACCGGAGCGCCTTTCTGGAGGCCATTTATCCGATGGAAGTGCGCTTCGATGGTTTCGGTTGAGCTGAAAACGGTGAGCCCATGACCCATCTGGAAGATCGCAAAACAGAGCACCGCGATCCCGACCGCGATCATTGCTCCTACCCGTATCGTCGAATAGACAGAATCTTTCACGATGCCTCCCGTTTATAGCGCGGCATTCACGAATTCGCGCATCAACTCGTCAGAGCTGTGCCGAACTTCTTCGGCGCTGCCGCTGAATCGAATCCGCCCCTGGTCCAGAAGCGCGAAACGGTCGCCGACCTGGAACGCGCTGTGCAGATCGTGCGTCACCACGACCGACGTGAAGCCGAGCTGCCGCTGCAGACTACGAATCATTGAATTGATCTTGAGCGTGACGATCGGGTCGAGGCCGGTCGTCGGTTCGTCGTAGAGAACGCATCGCGGCTCGAGCGCGATCGCGCGCGCGAGTGAAACCCGCTTTTTCATACCGCCGGAAAGCTCGGCGGGATAAAGTTGTTCGACGCTATCGAGCTCCACCATCCCGAGCAATTCTTTGACGCGCCGCGCGATCGCGGCCTCGTCCATCCCGCTATGCTCTCTGAGCGGATAGCTGATGTTGCCGAACACAGTTAGCGAATCGAACAGCGCGCCGCCCTGGAACACCATCCCAACCTGCTTGCGCACGATCGCAAGCTCATCCTCGTTGAGTTGATCAAGATTATGCCCCGCAACGATTATCTCACCCGCGTCGGGCCGTTCGAGACCATTGAGATGCTTGAGCAGGACCGATTTACCTTCGCCGCTGCCGCCAAGCACGACGAGTGTTTCGCCTTCGAAGACGTCGAGATCAACGACCCTCAGCACGTGCTTCGGGCCGAAGCTCTTGGTCAGGCCTCGAACCTTGATAAACGTCGCGCGGCCGCCGTTGTTCATGGCAGAGAAAGGAAAAACTTGGTCAGGAAGAAATCGGAAATCAACACGCTGATCGATGCGATCACGACCGCCGAAGTAGTCGCCCGGCCGACGCCGTCGGCGCCGCCGCTCGCAGTCAATCCTTTGTAGCAGGCCACGATCGAGATCAGATAACCAAAGAAAACCGACTTGCCGAGCCCGCTGAACAGATCGCCAAGCGCCGCGTTCTGCAATAGCGTCGAGTAGAAGAAATGGCCGCTCACTCCGAGTTGAGTGATCGAGATCACCAGCCCGCCCAACAACCCGATCGCGTCGGCCAGTATCGTGAGCACCGGCAGCATGATGATCGAAGCGAGCACGCGTGGCACGACGAGTTTCTTAATGGGGCTCGTCGCGAGCGAGCGCATCGCGTCGATTTGCTCGGTCACCTTCATGGTGCCGAGCTCGGCGGTGATGCCGGCTCCGACACGCGCGGCGACCATCAAGGCGCTGAGCACAGGACCCATCTCGCGCAGCAGCGAGATTCCCATGATCCGGCTGACGTAGATTTTCGCGCCGAACTTCGCCAGGAACTCGCCCATCTGCAGCGCCAGCACCATTCCTGAGAAGATCGCGGTCAGGTTGACGACGTTGAGTGAGCGAACGCCGATAGAGTCAAGCTGGTCGAGGAAAAGGCGCGTCTCGAATGGACGGCGGAGCAGGTAGCGGACGAAGTCGCGCGTAAGGATGCCGATTTCGCCCAGCTGGTCGAGGAAACGGTATAGTGCTTCGAGCATCCGCCTGACGTTCAAGCGAGGGTAAGCGAAGCCGCCCGATGCGGCAACATGAGGTGATGAACGCGCGCGTCGAGATCACGACCCTGTTCGTTTACGGCACGCTGCTGGATCCAGACCTGAGAGATGGCCTGTTAGGGCGGCACGTCGAGACGATTCCGGCGCGCCTGGTCGGATATGCGCGCGGACGGAAGCGCTATTTCTTCGTCACCGCGGAGAAAGGAGCCGAGACCAAAGGTAAGATCCTGCTGCGGCTGACCGAGCGAGATTTTCAGATACTCGACGAATACGAAGAACTGCCGGCGCTCTACAATCGCGTGCGAGTCACCGTGCTTGATGGCGCAGGCAATGAAATCGAATGCTGGACCTATCTACCAACCGATTGGGCTGACTGAATTCTCCGCGCCGATTCTGAAATTCGAACGATGCTAATCGAACGGATGGTAAAGGTCTTCGAGCTCGCGTTCGACAGCGCGGCGCGAGCGCAGCGGATCGCCGGCAAAAACCAGTTGCCTGATAATCGCGACGACTCGTCCGAGACCGCGCGGGGCATAGGCCGCCTGCAAATGGGTCATGTCGAGCCCAGGCTCGTCATCTTTACGTTGGAGCGTTCGATAGAGCATTGGCAGCTCCTCCCGCGTCCGGCAAAGTTCCAACCCGCAGCCCTGTCCACCGGTGCAACCAACGTGCCCGGAATGTGACTAGCTGTGGATCGGCGCAACGCCGCAAACGATTAGCGAGCAGGGGCCAAAGCTGGAGAGAGCCGCCAGCCGCAGCGACACCCGCTCACCTGTAACGGCACTGAACGCGCCCTGACGCGGACCCGACAGAAAGACAATCAACCGCCACATTTTTGGCACAAGACAATCCGGGCCGTCGTTGACTACTTCACTTCGGCCGGAGGGGGTTTTGATTCGCCGCGTTTGAGATCGAATTTGTCGAGGCGGTATTGGAGGGTGCGGTAGCTCATGCCGAGCATCTTGGCGGCTTTGGCGATTACCCAGTCGCTCTTTTCCATGGCTTGCAGGATGAGGTCGCGCTCGAAGGTTTCGAAGTTGATTCCGTCGGCCGGGATCTCGAACTTGTCGCTGCGCTGACGCTCGCCCGGCTTCACCGTTGTCTTGCGCGACAGCACTTCCTGCGGCAGATCGCGCGGCATGATCTTGTCGCCTTCGCACAACAGGATCGCGCGTTCGATCGCAGATTCGAGCTGGCGCACATTGCCGGGCCAGGCGTAATCGAGCATCACTTCCATCGCCTCACGGCTGATTTCGATCGCGCGTCCTTCCGCGAGATGGCCGAACTTGGCGAGCGCGTGATTCGCGAGCAGCGGGATATCGCCGCGACGATCGCGCAGCGGCGGCAGCGTGATCGTAACGACGTTCACGCGATAGTAGAGGTCTTCGCGAAAGCGCTCCTCGGCAACTTCTTCAGCGAGATTCTTGTTGGTCGCGGCGACCAGGCGCACATCGACACGGAACGATTCGTTGCCGCCGACGCGGCGGATCTCGCGCTCCTGCATCACGCGCAAAATCTTGGCCTGCAAGCCAAGCGGCAGGTCGGCGATCTCGTCGAGAAACAGCGTCGATTTGTCGGCGCTCTCGAAGAGCCCGATCTTGCGCTCGTTGGCGCCTGTGAACGCGCCGCGCTCGTGGCCGAACAACTCATTCTCGA contains:
- a CDS encoding AAA family ATPase codes for the protein MKDLYLSSIYRRPSAECSDSFPWTLPIFKNLEHLDFTSRVTFFVGENGSGKSTLLEALAVGMQAIAAGSDQPEHDATLWVAHEFARAYRFVRHRHAKRAMFLRAEDVLGYTLTAARQRKEAGIAYKGGFGALEAARRAEEQAELADIDKPSMAEAPERLKRRLTRKYSSDPVNRSHGETFLGVLDDRLRPGGLYLLDEPETPLSPNRVLGLLSLIKERAGMNCQFIVATHSPILMAIPNAQILLLEDAKIEPVAYDDVEHVRTTRAFLANPEKFMRHL
- a CDS encoding TIGR04282 family arsenosugar biosynthesis glycosyltransferase, coding for MRTRRAALIVFCREPIAGETKTRLIGHVTARAAAALSDAFIRDALRKAQLVKPSRLIIAASAPDGAARSKYFRRLSHEFRSELIDQGKGSLGAKMARSLEPYADNGVLLIGADTPTVPIDLLARCLVLVQPKRVVIAPSLDGGYWGIGVHGAIPTIFTGIRWGGSNVLAATLKRLAQKKIAYALGPAWYDIDRWDDVLLLARHLDLMPRAIESHPCPATAKLMERLMNQ
- the hisC gene encoding histidinol-phosphate transaminase codes for the protein MFRESIKKMAAYTPGEQPRPGQRLIKLNTNENPYPPSPKVRQAVAKAASATLRLYPAPRADEFVTAASKLYKIPVDMIVAGNGSDELLAMVFRATLSPGDCVVYPVPTYSLYDTLAEVQEAKVIRLPLKPGFEMPMDELARCRANLTIVCNPNSPSGTLTPLKSLDRLARSLRGRMLVIDEAYVDFANETALPLLKRNRNVVILRSLSKSFSLAGMRLGLCFAHQEVIEGLMKVKDSYNLSRIALAGGAAALSDAAWMRRNVERVRKTRIATEARLRKLGFEVPESSANFVLARMVGRDMSPIASGLRRAGILVRYFATPLLRDALRISIGTPAEMAALFAALKPLLLKLAPEHRNGSRG
- a CDS encoding helix-turn-helix transcriptional regulator; the encoded protein is MTKKESLGSVIKQRREAFALTQRELAQKLGVKASHIAYLENGRRRPSLSLLARIADTLDLDKQRLFLLTHPEAEALLGGRREAERPKAGKEAWRTFAADRAMISRHKISDQELKVLQKINLLGRVSTPKQFLFILNSIRQACDEEE
- a CDS encoding Gfo/Idh/MocA family oxidoreductase — encoded protein: MVKVAISGAGAIAARAHLPALMTVPNAQIVAIQSRTSEKASAVASALWPSGAGRPKIHDDFDAMLARERPDAVCIFTPNRFHREYTLKAVAAGAHVLVEKPMAPRAADARAMVDAAERAGRILMVAMQSRYGGLQSIIKEAIDSGAIGKPYFFRGRLSHGGPEFWAPGQRWFTDATDAGGGASLDLGVHIADLAIWYLGAVTSVSGEVATLGKDIAVDDTGAMILKFASGAIGVVEASWSSQPPLSAIEIYGSEGRIMMGYPRTDVAILRADGSEAPGYTRDEIVSRFDPRDLLAPFRALAQNFIAAIEGGTPPAPTGLDGLRAVEVIDACYRSSRTGARIALPLND
- the tyrS gene encoding tyrosine--tRNA ligase, translating into MDDKTAAETAAALARHTVEVISLAELTDKLKLERPLRIKLGMDPTAPDLHLGHSLTLKKLRDFQRAGHTVVFLVGDFTAMIGDPTGRSETRKPLSREQISANAETYRGQAFKILDPARTEVRFNSEWMNELSISQLIQIAAKLSVARLLERDDFEKRLAKEEPLFLHELLYPMIQGYDSVALQADLEIGGTDQKFNMLVGRELQRHFGQPPQAVMTMPLLEGLDGERKMSKSLGNYVGLTDKPEDMFGKLMSVPDKLMIRYYELLTDTPAEQIAAIKAGKIHPMEAKKRLASMIVNEYYNENSARSAQEYFESKHQRREIPQNIPTYRIAEEIWICELMKQLNFAPSNSEARRLVSQGAVRVDGKTISDANFRFVPGEHKVIEVGKRRVARIEG
- a CDS encoding glutaredoxin family protein — protein: MLEVVLYTRNDCELCHEMEAVLAFELPRFEARFERIEIDGRPELEALYGTEVPVLFVNQRKAFKYRCTPRELRKRLLREVRR
- the pth gene encoding aminoacyl-tRNA hydrolase, coding for MSPIRGLFKSFRKKSDSGGEDDAPRSEGMWVVAGLGNPGGDYSRSRHNAGHMAIDRIAASKGIDLNRKRFKGATGEVRFDDTPVMLVKPETYYNLSGECVSAILGYFKVPLERLIVVHDEVDLPEGRLQVRKGGGDAGNKGVRSVAASLGTPDFIRVRIGTGREGRRDEGLDFLLRPLSKAEAQLLEDSIARAAEAVETIVREDLTRAMNKFNQRNDR
- the cutA gene encoding divalent-cation tolerance protein CutA, which gives rise to MPQRSPRLRLVFTTASSEEQALSIARTIVTEQLAACVNIVGPMRSIYKWRDAIEDDREYLLLIKTRAAHYAKLEKRIGALHTYDVPEVISASIDRGSPPYVKWLLDSTAEPRRRRRKKRQ